One genomic region from Granulicatella adiacens ATCC 49175 encodes:
- the addA gene encoding helicase-exonuclease AddAB subunit AddA — translation MIPEKPKGLQATPDQWKAIATRGNNLLVSASAGSGKTKVLVERILMHIQEGIDINELLVVTFTELAAKEMKERLRSKLEEAIEKSTDEVLQQRFAKQLQLIPSAMISTIHSFCMKVIRRYFYLAGIDPVFTMMDEIEGQLLQEKVWRALEEELLEQPEYEEVFATFSSDRSDDGITNTVYRLYQYSRSKREPKTWLSHLTQNYSVGTDYASTPFVKKYVKPALIEELSYLVTQYDQLLKEIELLGAPKHQAVLEDDLDFVKAVLVHIQEESYVFAYQTFEDRKFKNWSTAKVDETVKESLDEIKAIREDLKKDFQKIKEDYFVISPEVQLQQMTKVNRILSKLSDIAVMFYDRFQDEKHQLNKLDFSDLEHDTLRILTKLDQNGLKIASEYYQNHFKEVMVDEYQDVNRVQEAVLELVNKPDNRFMVGDVKQSIYGFRLADPSLFREKYEAYAEGKCGERIVLAENFRSRDEVLSFTNKVFQQIMNKELGQVEYDDVAALKTGNLSYSQDDDKSSEIILIEDVDLDESTDDLEDAEGFEKVENEIHYVAQRIQEMIHTPFEVMNDKADAKRSVNYGDFAILSSTKSNNDKIESIFAAYGIPVNVQKAQSYFKRTEITTMVSLLKVIDNPLQDIPLVAVLRSGLVGLDEIALAHIRTSSKNTSYYEAVCQFISDFKLKDVDYYDSKQQLAIKERLESFLTLLNKWRDSANNESIAQLIWEIYMDTHYLEYVHGQSNGTQRAVNLHALYEHAHQYESSSFKGVRNFIRFIEALQKKEKDLDEAPIATDSNAVQVMTIHASKGLEFPVVFLIDTNRKFNMQDLKASIMCSDEIGVGTNYFDLSTRITYPTVQAVATRNFEKKKLLSEEMRKLYVAMTRAREKLIIVGTIKNYESFKKKYAFLMNESSEILPYQARFKSSTFLNWMLLSAIREQYKITPEIVAKADIVSNSKHYIHEISDKEVFQEDWHEYYNEANSPGELKVRVQSMLKTIQQDYQFYVESKTTSYQSVSELKRVLEDPIIEELSQNSLIEEGRRAIYLSPSLEQPRFMETSSTTVSGAQRGSALHLLMQKVDFTSTITLDSLEQLLESLVESNEITPEVAAKVPVTQAFEFFQSTFGQWIVQNSHALVREQAFSYVLEASKFFKSIQTDDLMMIHGIIDGYVELDDEIIVFDYKTDYVVDSIEGIQSIVRKYKDQLNIYADALSISCNKKVTKKVLCLLSINKNIDIDTLKAI, via the coding sequence ATGATTCCAGAGAAACCAAAAGGCTTACAAGCAACACCTGATCAATGGAAAGCGATAGCTACTCGTGGGAACAATCTTCTTGTTTCTGCCTCAGCTGGTTCTGGGAAAACAAAAGTTCTTGTAGAACGGATTCTCATGCATATTCAAGAGGGTATCGACATTAATGAGTTGCTAGTTGTAACCTTTACAGAACTTGCAGCAAAAGAAATGAAGGAGCGTCTTCGTTCTAAACTAGAAGAAGCGATTGAAAAATCAACGGATGAAGTCCTTCAGCAACGTTTCGCGAAACAATTACAACTGATTCCGTCTGCTATGATTTCAACGATTCATAGTTTCTGTATGAAAGTGATTCGTCGTTATTTCTATTTAGCAGGGATTGACCCCGTATTTACGATGATGGATGAAATTGAAGGACAACTTCTGCAAGAAAAGGTCTGGAGAGCGTTGGAAGAAGAGCTTCTTGAACAACCAGAATATGAAGAAGTATTTGCAACGTTCTCAAGCGACCGTTCAGACGATGGTATTACGAATACTGTTTACCGTCTATATCAATATTCGCGTTCTAAAAGAGAACCTAAAACATGGTTATCTCATTTAACGCAGAACTATTCTGTAGGAACTGATTATGCTTCAACACCTTTCGTAAAAAAGTATGTGAAACCAGCATTAATCGAAGAGTTAAGCTACCTTGTTACTCAATATGATCAACTTCTTAAAGAAATTGAACTCCTTGGAGCACCGAAGCATCAAGCAGTTTTAGAAGATGATTTAGATTTTGTTAAAGCTGTTCTGGTACATATCCAAGAGGAATCCTATGTTTTTGCGTATCAAACATTCGAAGATAGAAAATTTAAGAACTGGTCTACAGCTAAAGTGGATGAAACCGTTAAAGAAAGCCTAGATGAGATTAAAGCGATTCGTGAAGATTTGAAAAAAGACTTCCAAAAAATCAAAGAGGATTACTTTGTGATTTCGCCAGAAGTTCAGCTTCAACAAATGACGAAAGTGAATCGAATTCTATCGAAGCTATCAGATATTGCAGTGATGTTCTATGACCGTTTCCAGGATGAAAAGCATCAGTTAAACAAGCTCGATTTCTCAGATTTAGAGCATGATACTTTGAGAATTTTGACGAAATTGGATCAAAATGGGTTAAAGATTGCCTCAGAATACTATCAAAATCACTTTAAAGAAGTCATGGTAGATGAGTATCAAGACGTTAACCGTGTCCAAGAAGCGGTTTTAGAGCTCGTAAATAAGCCTGATAACCGTTTTATGGTAGGAGACGTAAAACAATCTATCTACGGGTTCCGTCTTGCAGATCCGTCTCTATTCCGCGAAAAATACGAAGCGTATGCCGAAGGAAAGTGTGGGGAGAGAATCGTACTAGCAGAGAATTTCCGTTCTAGAGATGAAGTTCTTTCCTTTACGAATAAGGTATTCCAACAAATTATGAATAAAGAGTTGGGACAAGTGGAATATGACGATGTCGCTGCACTAAAAACAGGGAATCTTTCATATTCTCAAGATGATGATAAATCCAGCGAAATTATTTTAATTGAAGATGTGGATTTAGATGAAAGTACGGACGATTTAGAGGATGCTGAAGGGTTCGAAAAGGTAGAAAATGAGATTCATTATGTCGCTCAACGCATTCAAGAGATGATTCATACTCCTTTTGAAGTGATGAATGATAAAGCAGATGCCAAACGTTCCGTAAATTATGGAGATTTCGCCATCCTTTCATCTACAAAGAGTAACAATGATAAGATTGAATCGATTTTTGCAGCATATGGTATTCCAGTGAACGTTCAAAAGGCGCAATCGTACTTTAAACGTACTGAAATTACGACAATGGTTTCTTTACTAAAAGTGATTGATAATCCATTACAAGATATTCCATTAGTTGCTGTATTGCGTTCTGGACTTGTTGGATTAGACGAAATCGCATTAGCTCATATTCGTACATCATCCAAAAATACAAGTTACTATGAAGCTGTTTGTCAATTTATTTCTGATTTTAAACTCAAGGACGTAGACTATTATGATTCTAAGCAACAATTAGCGATTAAAGAACGTCTAGAAAGCTTTTTAACCTTATTAAATAAATGGAGAGACAGCGCTAATAACGAATCCATCGCACAGTTAATCTGGGAAATTTATATGGATACTCATTATTTGGAATATGTTCATGGACAGTCCAATGGTACGCAAAGAGCTGTAAACTTGCATGCATTATATGAACATGCCCATCAATACGAATCAAGTAGCTTTAAAGGAGTTCGTAACTTTATTCGTTTCATTGAAGCTCTGCAAAAGAAAGAAAAAGACTTAGATGAAGCGCCAATAGCAACGGATTCAAATGCTGTGCAAGTGATGACGATTCACGCAAGTAAAGGGTTGGAATTCCCAGTCGTCTTTTTAATCGATACCAATCGTAAATTCAATATGCAAGATTTAAAAGCGTCCATCATGTGCTCTGATGAGATTGGTGTAGGTACAAATTACTTTGATTTAAGCACTCGTATTACGTATCCAACCGTTCAAGCAGTAGCTACAAGAAACTTCGAGAAGAAGAAATTATTATCCGAAGAAATGCGTAAATTGTATGTAGCAATGACGCGTGCACGTGAAAAACTAATTATTGTAGGTACTATTAAAAACTACGAGTCATTTAAGAAGAAATATGCCTTTTTAATGAATGAATCTAGTGAAATTTTACCGTATCAAGCACGATTCAAAAGCAGTACATTCCTTAACTGGATGCTACTGAGTGCGATTCGCGAACAATACAAGATTACTCCTGAAATTGTTGCTAAGGCGGATATTGTATCTAATAGCAAACACTATATCCATGAAATCAGTGATAAGGAAGTCTTCCAAGAAGATTGGCATGAATATTATAATGAAGCCAATTCTCCGGGTGAATTGAAGGTTCGAGTTCAAAGTATGCTAAAAACCATTCAACAAGATTACCAGTTTTACGTTGAAAGCAAGACAACAAGCTATCAAAGTGTGTCTGAATTAAAACGTGTACTTGAAGATCCAATCATCGAAGAATTATCGCAAAATAGCTTGATAGAAGAGGGGAGAAGAGCCATTTATCTCTCTCCTTCATTGGAACAACCACGCTTTATGGAAACTAGTTCAACAACTGTTTCTGGAGCTCAAAGAGGTAGCGCTCTTCACTTATTAATGCAGAAAGTGGACTTTACAAGTACCATTACATTAGATTCGTTAGAACAATTACTGGAAAGTTTAGTGGAATCCAATGAAATTACACCAGAAGTTGCTGCAAAAGTTCCAGTGACACAAGCGTTCGAATTCTTCCAATCAACATTTGGTCAATGGATTGTTCAAAATTCACATGCATTAGTCCGTGAGCAAGCATTTTCATATGTACTTGAAGCTAGCAAATTCTTCAAATCGATTCAAACAGATGATTTGATGATGATTCACGGGATTATCGATGGATATGTCGAGTTAGACGATGAGATTATTGTATTTGACTATAAGACAGATTATGTCGTAGATTCTATAGAAGGAATTCAAAGCATTGTCCGTAAATATAAGGACCAATTGAATATATATGCCGATGCATTAAGCATTAGTTGTAACAAAAAAGTTACAAAAAAGGTCCTATGTTTATTATCAATTAATAAGAATATAGATATCGATACATTAAAAGCTATATAA
- a CDS encoding PD-(D/E)XK nuclease family protein — translation MMGFKAVISKKSTNKSKMIAERFSNWLKEKETHQVFYIVPDHIKFTAEMEMIRNVGELLSNSTNRSYASTRLQVYSFKRLLWYLLRNEAITEKISISKVGIAMLLKSILEEHSDELLLFKNEARHKGFLEQLSKVMNEFQSGGIEIEDFSSFFEATNPTENEKRLKEFGIIYRYYTNALKQDFVHQEESYAQLCSVIASKDLSNTFIAIDEMVTLSKAEMEVIEALVGSGATVEFHATLTTYGVHTAKNEIGDSLFTSNRILLERLSRWINRGDDLARIIEWENTESIFDEEFKEVEQFWLETNGGLPKVKRTPEQKIPLQKITFTKYTDEREEYQETFAQIKRMVQTGNVRYKDIQILGRNLEENHLFLESLLKQYAIPGFIDLSDSMEHHPIIQVLDALFAIWQYDWRYADIMSLLRSEYVLWHKDDETSLKDQLQAFRQQLDETETVILANGYEGYQWTNGKPWSYVEDSIDEDSKVEQTDKNTRVLLKAEQLRNELTSILLPAFKKIEQSTTTKEAVSVLYQLLLTLGVDQSFIYWRDVAAEEGDVETARRQEQVWTEFIRLLDEYIYIFGEKSFDWETFMMLLHTGFEQTHYNLAPSTLDELTITGMDSVRYTPKKITFAVGLSQGVMPRNIDETGLLTDDERELFSNHLDSGRFLAPTTGQLQSVEPFVFYQLLMSATEHLYLSCAISKDGKEQLVSNFIQRLLKHYELEEIDGSFNRQNRLEQGDFVVPYELFTTLLLKMRENKFKEKEEIDFLWKLIPHLLKVDATFSANYHALLASVFRLNVASKLPLSLAQELYGNQLNLSTSQIETYYKDPFSHFLQYGLRLKERQEFELSPANTGEYFHEFFDQFIKELNARGISLRDLTLEQKLAIEKDIFNRMKDNPKFAILASSRRLNFVQGLLHQTLMQTTNALQKQALALETKPWMTEVVFGTSGNYPIHIPIGHNQSIHLRGKIDRIDLLQADNGIFNGIIDYKSSEQKFEIAKLIAGVQIQLLTYLKVSEEIIRSEKGVIPTPLEASYIHVHNPKFSIKEVPTEDKFMQEWTKAFKHRGLINSDEIARLNPELVETSKSNVLNVALKKDGGISATYKNGVYTTEELKLFKDFVWEKIQEAGKGILSGDITLAPYEDFKQYADSVSGKFSSIAQFDATNPENRYRTLPKFEKEEGITFIQDELQEKKGETEA, via the coding sequence ATGATGGGATTTAAAGCTGTAATTTCAAAAAAATCAACCAATAAATCAAAGATGATTGCTGAACGTTTTTCAAATTGGTTGAAAGAAAAAGAAACACACCAAGTGTTCTATATCGTTCCAGATCATATTAAATTTACTGCTGAAATGGAAATGATTCGAAATGTCGGGGAGTTGTTATCGAATTCAACCAACCGAAGTTATGCTTCTACGAGACTACAAGTTTATAGTTTTAAACGTTTATTATGGTATCTCCTTCGTAATGAAGCTATTACAGAAAAGATTTCCATTTCAAAAGTAGGAATTGCAATGCTTTTGAAATCTATTTTGGAGGAACATTCTGACGAACTATTACTCTTTAAAAACGAAGCTCGTCATAAAGGTTTTCTTGAACAACTAAGCAAAGTAATGAATGAATTTCAATCAGGAGGAATTGAAATTGAGGATTTCTCAAGCTTTTTTGAAGCAACCAACCCTACTGAAAACGAGAAACGATTAAAAGAATTTGGAATTATTTATCGTTACTATACGAATGCACTAAAACAAGATTTTGTTCACCAAGAAGAAAGTTATGCCCAGTTATGTAGTGTCATTGCTTCTAAAGATTTATCCAATACCTTTATTGCGATTGATGAAATGGTGACGTTATCGAAGGCTGAAATGGAAGTAATTGAAGCTTTAGTGGGAAGTGGTGCCACTGTTGAATTTCATGCTACATTAACAACTTATGGTGTACATACTGCCAAGAATGAAATAGGAGATTCACTGTTTACTTCAAATAGAATTCTCCTGGAGAGACTCTCAAGATGGATCAATAGAGGAGATGACTTAGCGCGCATCATCGAATGGGAAAATACTGAATCTATCTTTGATGAAGAATTTAAAGAGGTGGAACAGTTCTGGCTGGAAACAAATGGTGGACTTCCAAAGGTGAAAAGAACACCAGAACAAAAAATTCCATTACAAAAGATTACTTTTACTAAATATACGGACGAAAGAGAAGAGTACCAAGAAACTTTTGCCCAAATTAAAAGAATGGTGCAAACTGGAAATGTTCGCTACAAAGATATCCAAATTTTAGGACGTAATTTAGAAGAGAATCATTTATTCTTAGAATCGCTTTTAAAGCAATACGCTATTCCTGGATTTATCGATTTATCAGATTCTATGGAACATCATCCAATCATTCAAGTACTAGACGCGCTTTTTGCTATTTGGCAATATGATTGGCGTTATGCCGATATTATGAGTCTTCTTCGTAGTGAATATGTCTTATGGCATAAAGACGATGAAACTTCACTTAAGGACCAATTACAAGCGTTTAGACAACAATTAGACGAAACAGAAACGGTTATTCTTGCCAATGGTTACGAAGGGTATCAATGGACAAATGGGAAACCTTGGTCGTATGTGGAAGATTCCATTGACGAAGATTCGAAAGTGGAACAGACTGATAAAAATACACGAGTTCTACTAAAAGCAGAGCAACTTCGGAATGAATTAACAAGTATATTATTACCTGCATTCAAAAAAATAGAACAATCAACTACAACGAAAGAAGCTGTTTCTGTACTATATCAATTACTATTAACTTTAGGCGTTGATCAATCCTTTATTTATTGGAGAGACGTTGCTGCTGAAGAAGGAGATGTCGAAACAGCTAGACGTCAAGAACAAGTTTGGACTGAATTTATCCGTTTGCTTGATGAATACATTTATATTTTTGGTGAAAAATCCTTTGATTGGGAAACCTTTATGATGTTACTTCATACTGGTTTTGAACAAACGCACTATAATTTAGCACCATCTACATTAGATGAATTAACCATCACTGGGATGGATTCCGTTCGTTATACGCCGAAGAAAATCACTTTTGCAGTAGGGCTCTCGCAAGGTGTAATGCCACGTAATATTGATGAAACAGGGTTATTAACAGACGATGAACGTGAACTATTCTCAAATCATTTAGATAGTGGCCGTTTCCTAGCTCCTACAACAGGACAATTACAATCTGTTGAACCGTTTGTGTTCTATCAGTTACTCATGAGTGCAACGGAACATCTCTATTTATCTTGTGCTATTTCTAAAGATGGTAAGGAGCAACTAGTTTCAAATTTCATACAACGTTTATTAAAACACTATGAATTAGAAGAAATTGATGGGTCATTTAACCGACAAAACCGCTTAGAACAAGGTGATTTCGTTGTTCCATATGAACTCTTTACAACGCTTCTATTGAAGATGAGAGAGAACAAGTTCAAAGAAAAAGAAGAGATTGATTTCTTGTGGAAATTAATTCCTCATTTACTAAAAGTTGACGCCACATTCAGTGCTAACTATCACGCATTACTAGCGTCTGTCTTTAGATTGAATGTAGCGAGTAAATTGCCACTTTCTCTTGCGCAAGAGCTTTATGGAAATCAATTAAATTTATCAACTTCTCAAATTGAAACTTACTATAAAGATCCATTTAGTCATTTCTTACAATACGGATTAAGACTGAAAGAACGTCAAGAATTTGAGCTTTCACCAGCCAATACTGGTGAATACTTCCATGAATTCTTTGATCAGTTTATTAAAGAGTTAAATGCACGTGGGATATCTCTAAGAGACTTAACGTTAGAGCAAAAGTTGGCTATTGAAAAAGATATCTTCAATCGAATGAAAGACAATCCGAAATTTGCGATTTTAGCCTCTTCTAGACGTTTAAACTTTGTCCAAGGATTGTTACACCAAACTCTAATGCAAACGACAAATGCGCTTCAAAAACAAGCCTTAGCGCTAGAGACAAAACCTTGGATGACCGAAGTGGTATTCGGGACTTCTGGAAACTATCCAATTCATATTCCAATTGGACATAATCAATCTATTCATTTACGTGGGAAGATTGACCGTATCGACTTACTACAAGCAGATAATGGAATTTTTAACGGAATTATTGACTATAAATCTTCTGAACAAAAATTCGAAATCGCTAAACTCATTGCAGGGGTTCAAATCCAATTATTAACGTATTTGAAAGTTTCAGAAGAAATCATTCGCAGTGAAAAAGGCGTAATTCCAACGCCTCTAGAAGCAAGCTATATCCATGTGCATAATCCTAAATTCAGCATTAAAGAAGTGCCAACGGAAGATAAGTTTATGCAAGAATGGACAAAAGCGTTTAAACACCGTGGATTAATCAATTCTGATGAGATTGCTAGACTCAATCCGGAATTAGTTGAGACGAGTAAGTCGAATGTCTTGAATGTTGCTCTTAAGAAAGACGGAGGCATTAGTGCAACTTATAAAAATGGTGTTTATACGACAGAAGAATTGAAGTTATTCAAAGATTTCGTATGGGAAAAGATTCAAGAAGCAGGAAAAGGAATCCTATCTGGGGATATCACACTAGCTCCTTACGAGGACTTTAAACAATATGCAGATTCTGTATCCGGTAAATTTAGTAGTATAGCACAGTTCGATGCTACAAACCCAGAAAACAGATATCGTACTCTTCCTAAATTTGAAAAAGAAGAGGGGATTACATTTATTCAAGATGAATTACAAGAGAAGAAAGGAGAGACAGAAGCATGA
- the nrdH gene encoding glutaredoxin-like protein NrdH, giving the protein MSNRNIILYSKPNCMQCNFTKQFFENNNVEFTVKDVFESEEALAEVKELGFQSLPVIVADGVEPFFGFRPDLLEKLVG; this is encoded by the coding sequence ATGTCAAATCGCAATATTATTCTTTATTCTAAACCAAATTGTATGCAATGTAATTTTACAAAACAATTTTTTGAAAATAACAATGTGGAATTCACTGTAAAAGATGTTTTCGAGTCAGAAGAGGCTTTAGCAGAAGTGAAGGAATTAGGGTTCCAATCATTACCTGTAATTGTTGCTGATGGCGTTGAACCATTCTTTGGATTCCGTCCCGATCTTTTAGAAAAATTGGTAGGATAA
- a CDS encoding thermonuclease family protein codes for MTQKQWKMISTIISIIILIVFALYKAFGEQKATNKSNAHSSSKTSQNTSNSSFTGKNFDFFESMKKYPFKYVYGADGDTFHLSYEGKEFKVRLLIVDAPETAKEGKEAQPFADEAKKRTEELLKNAKKIEGSFDVGDHADKYDRALMYVYVDGKLLQDILIEEGLARVGYAYEPNTSLLKQFQEIEKKAKKQKKNIWEKEGYVTNKGYDISVYK; via the coding sequence ATGACACAAAAACAATGGAAAATGATTAGTACTATTATTTCAATTATTATCTTAATCGTATTTGCTCTTTATAAAGCTTTTGGAGAGCAAAAAGCTACCAATAAATCAAATGCTCATTCTTCTTCCAAAACCTCTCAAAATACGTCTAATTCTTCTTTTACGGGAAAAAACTTTGATTTTTTTGAAAGTATGAAAAAGTATCCTTTTAAATATGTGTACGGAGCTGATGGAGATACATTCCACCTCAGTTATGAAGGAAAGGAATTTAAGGTTCGCTTACTTATTGTAGATGCCCCAGAAACAGCTAAAGAAGGAAAAGAGGCTCAACCATTTGCGGATGAGGCGAAGAAACGTACTGAAGAATTGTTGAAGAATGCAAAGAAAATTGAAGGAAGTTTCGATGTAGGAGATCATGCAGATAAGTATGACCGTGCATTAATGTACGTATACGTGGATGGTAAGTTACTTCAAGATATTCTAATTGAAGAAGGGCTTGCGAGAGTTGGTTATGCATATGAACCCAATACAAGTTTATTAAAGCAATTCCAAGAAATTGAAAAGAAAGCAAAAAAACAAAAGAAAAATATATGGGAAAAAGAGGGATATGTAACGAATAAAGGTTATGATATCAGCGTTTATAAGTAA
- the frr gene encoding ribosome recycling factor, translating to MSTSEILAHTKERMKKSEDALQRELGSIRAGRANASLLDRLEVEYYGALTPVNQLASITVPEARMLLITPYDKSSLNDIERAILMSDIGITPTSDGSVIRLIIPQLTEERRKELAKQVGKEAENAKVSVRNIRRDAIDQAKKAEKAKEITEDELHTLEKDIQKVTDDSVKNIDKLAATKEKELLEV from the coding sequence ATGTCAACTAGCGAAATTTTAGCTCATACAAAAGAGCGTATGAAAAAATCTGAAGACGCACTTCAACGTGAATTGGGCTCTATTCGTGCTGGACGTGCGAACGCAAGTCTTTTAGATCGTCTTGAAGTGGAATATTACGGTGCTTTAACTCCTGTAAACCAATTAGCTTCAATTACGGTTCCTGAAGCTCGCATGCTTTTAATTACTCCTTATGACAAATCTTCATTAAATGACATTGAACGTGCGATTTTAATGAGCGATATTGGAATTACGCCAACAAGTGATGGTTCCGTAATTCGTTTAATTATTCCGCAATTAACAGAAGAACGTCGTAAAGAATTAGCTAAACAAGTAGGTAAAGAAGCTGAGAATGCAAAAGTAAGCGTACGTAATATTCGTCGTGATGCAATTGATCAAGCAAAAAAAGCTGAAAAAGCAAAAGAAATTACAGAAGATGAATTACATACATTAGAAAAGGACATTCAAAAAGTTACGGATGACAGTGTTAAAAACATTGACAAATTAGCTGCAACTAAAGAGAAAGAACTTTTAGAAGTATAA
- the pyrH gene encoding UMP kinase, with product MVEPKYKRVVLKLSGEALAGQAGFGINPPTIKEVVKELKEVHDLGVEIAIVVGGGNIWRGITGEEVGMERAQADYMGMLATVMNALALQDALENVGVPTRVQTSIDMRQIAEPYIRRRAVRHLEKERVVIFAGGTGNPYFSTDTAAALRAAEIEADAILMAKNNVDGVYSADPRIDVNAKKYNELTHLDVIQKGLKVMDTTASSLSMDNDIPLVVFNLNEPGNIRRVVLGENIGTTVRGK from the coding sequence ATGGTTGAACCAAAATATAAACGTGTGGTTTTAAAATTAAGTGGTGAGGCTTTAGCTGGCCAAGCAGGCTTCGGGATTAATCCACCAACGATTAAAGAAGTTGTTAAAGAATTAAAAGAGGTTCATGATCTTGGTGTTGAAATCGCAATTGTTGTCGGTGGTGGTAACATCTGGCGTGGAATTACTGGCGAAGAAGTTGGTATGGAGCGTGCTCAAGCAGACTATATGGGAATGTTAGCTACTGTAATGAACGCTCTTGCGCTTCAAGATGCGTTAGAAAACGTAGGTGTTCCAACTCGTGTTCAAACTTCAATTGACATGCGCCAAATTGCTGAGCCTTATATTCGTCGTAGAGCGGTACGTCACCTAGAAAAAGAACGTGTTGTGATCTTTGCTGGTGGTACTGGGAATCCTTACTTCTCAACTGATACAGCTGCTGCTTTACGAGCTGCAGAAATTGAAGCAGATGCAATCTTAATGGCGAAAAACAATGTGGATGGTGTTTACAGTGCTGACCCACGTATTGACGTAAATGCGAAAAAATATAATGAATTAACACACTTGGACGTTATTCAAAAGGGATTAAAAGTGATGGATACCACTGCAAGTTCACTTTCGATGGATAATGATATTCCATTAGTGGTGTTCAATTTAAATGAACCGGGAAATATCAGACGCGTTGTATTAGGTGAAAACATTGGTACAACTGTTAGGGGGAAATAG
- the tsf gene encoding translation elongation factor Ts — protein sequence MAQVTAQLVKQLRDMTGVGMMDAKKALVQVEGDIDKAVDFLREAGLAKAAKKADRIAAEGITNVLVEGNRAVILEVNAETDFVAKNDKFQALVREVSEAILKANPATLEEALEVETPNGKISDVIAEATTVIGEKITLRRFEIVEKSDADAFGAYLHMGGRIGVLTVVEGTTDETAAKDVSMHIAAINPKYIDRSQVSEEELEHEKKVLTEQALNEGKPANIVEKMIAGRLNKFLAEISLNDQPFVKDPDQTVSKFVASKGGKVKLFHRYEVGEGLEKRVDNFAEEVMGQVRK from the coding sequence ATGGCTCAAGTTACAGCTCAATTAGTAAAACAATTACGCGATATGACTGGCGTAGGTATGATGGATGCTAAAAAAGCATTAGTTCAAGTTGAAGGAGATATCGACAAAGCAGTTGATTTCTTACGTGAAGCAGGATTGGCAAAAGCTGCTAAAAAAGCAGACCGTATCGCTGCTGAAGGGATTACTAATGTATTAGTAGAAGGAAACCGCGCAGTTATCTTAGAAGTGAATGCTGAAACTGACTTCGTTGCTAAAAACGACAAATTCCAAGCATTAGTTAGAGAAGTTTCTGAAGCAATCTTAAAAGCAAACCCTGCTACATTAGAGGAAGCTCTTGAAGTTGAAACTCCAAACGGAAAAATTTCTGATGTGATTGCTGAAGCTACTACAGTTATCGGTGAAAAAATCACTTTACGTCGTTTTGAAATCGTTGAAAAATCTGATGCAGATGCTTTCGGTGCATACTTACACATGGGCGGACGTATTGGTGTGTTAACAGTTGTGGAAGGTACAACTGATGAAACAGCAGCTAAAGATGTTTCAATGCATATCGCTGCAATCAACCCTAAATATATTGACCGTTCACAAGTTTCTGAAGAAGAATTAGAACATGAAAAGAAAGTTCTTACTGAACAAGCATTAAACGAAGGTAAACCAGCTAACATCGTAGAAAAAATGATCGCTGGACGTTTAAACAAATTCTTAGCTGAAATCAGCTTAAACGATCAACCATTTGTTAAAGATCCAGATCAAACAGTTTCTAAATTCGTTGCTTCTAAAGGCGGAAAAGTTAAATTATTCCACCGTTATGAAGTTGGTGAAGGTTTAGAAAAACGTGTTGATAACTTCGCTGAAGAAGTAATGGGACAAGTTAGAAAATAA